One segment of Carassius auratus strain Wakin chromosome 2, ASM336829v1, whole genome shotgun sequence DNA contains the following:
- the LOC113117256 gene encoding E3 ubiquitin-protein ligase RNF31-like isoform X1: MASLSDQLEELRVNVEVSLSTPGSAQEMRAGVTAMANIPLPPSSKYRYIAAESMLTENSNGNNKKESLSLLQKLSTALNILEKYGSNLTNPNRPKYWRTVKYNNPVFRTTVDSIQGGRAVLNLYGYTDQQQDGLSFPDDVVQPDVGKVASVTLEVMCLRMELDMLIKGTHPYPEFFERLIPSLRVLDEGISTDAVTFSPSESPWEKQTPSPALTPLEPKSPFSPAHSLSSQVPSNQTEICTICGIFPVSAHCPTCTQRLCLECDRLYHSHSGRSTHIRIPVTSSKATKRLSSSLSTWQCSYCTTVNTVQQVLCETCDRPRLSSAAPSLQEEPSQPSTISEWQCKSCTVVNAGSSILCEVCERPRLATRPPVTPSRPTPSSAGLMDSQWVCQFCTYVNHTLSPVCEMCCLSRSEPALSLPKPLPLSPVKDITPLPAPPKVIPTEDPDFKRQRLMREEGLKLIQIIREGEKKGVSPEEVYTSMCVSGNSNVTPYDWLKAELPHVLDEICVMAASCQQEPNTQSNCLGGDNGQDGQKSNAVPLSRAEAKRAWLAAGGDNEKAVRQALRARRVKVKELGSLGFNDVTRCEEALRQSGGDVRGALALLQRPLLEPFHQRMWSDEPEPPIDINHPDKQHVCRRLLAMFDLPSWGRCELVLSLLRDPTATYTLEDVVQAVRESPDRDFIRRVLNKECPICLSVFPHSKMRSLTSCQCSVCCGCFKQHFTIAVRDKHIRDMVCPVCTEPDINNPEHLNSYFSTLDIQLRDCLEPDVYDLFHKKLTEQALIKDPKFLWCSHCSYGFIYDGDQLKVTCMQCRKSFCAQCKKPWEPQHMGLSCEQFQLWKRENDPEYQRQGLAGYLRDNGITCPNCRFQYALARGGCMHFSCSQCRYQFCSGCNNPFHTTCAVNQCTVTGLHAHHPRDCLFYLRDWEPARLQALLQKKGVNYNTDTAPGAQTGVCGVIEQKDEGPRPTDSPCGAQTQPAQAGLCEKHYREYLVSLINGHSIDPAHLYTLDELTVACRRYHVDVRQGDGEDERAYFARLLKKLMDDVPLGDKVLRKK, from the exons ATGGCCTCTCTCAGTGATCAGCTGGAGGAGCTGAGGGTGAATGTGGAAGTCAGCTTGTCTACTCCAGGTTCTGCCCAGGAGATGAGGGCAGGGGTGACAGCCATGGCCAACATCCCCCTCCCACCCTCCAGCAAATACCGCTACATCGCTGCTGAAAGCATGTTGACGGAGAACAGTAATGGAAATAATAAGAAGGAG TCCCTCAGCCTCCTGCAGAAGCTTTCCACCGCTCTTAACATCTTGGAGAAGTATGGCTccaatcttaccaaccccaacaGGCCGAAGTACTGGCGTACAGTAAAGTACAACAATCCTGTCTTCAGGACAACTGTAGATTCTATTCAG GGTGGCAGAGCAGTACTCAACCTTTATGGCTACACCGATCAGCAGCAAGATGGCTTGAGCTTTCCTGATGATGTTGTCCAGCCAGATGTTGGGAAGGTGGCATCAGTGACTCTTGAGGTCATGTGTCTCCGTATGGAGCTGGACATGCTAATCAAG GGTACCCATCCTTATCCAGAGTTTTTTGAAAGACTTATTCCCTCCCTCAGAGTGctg GATGAGGGAATCAGCACAGATGCAGTTACCTTCTCTCCTAGTGAAAGTCCATGGGAAAAACAAACTCCCTCGCCTGCATTGACTCCTCTTGAGCCTAAATCTCCATTCAGTCCAGCCCACTCTCTCTCTTCTCAAGTGCCCTCTAATCAAACAG AGATCTGCACCATATGTGGTATATTTCCGGTGTCTGCTCACTGTCCCACCTGTACTCAGCGGCTGTGCTTAGAATGTGACAGGCTTTATCACTCCCATTCAGGGCGTTCCACGCACATTAGGATTCCTGTGACTTCCTCAAAAGCCACAAAACGGCTCAG cTCATCGCTGTCAACATGGCAGTGTTCATACTGCACTACAGTAAATACGGTTCAACAGGTTTTGTGTGAAACCTGTGATCGACCCCGCTTGTCCTCTGCTGCGCCATCTCTACAGGAAGAGCCATCTCAGCCCTCTACAATATCTG AATGGCAATGTAAAAGCTGCACTGTGGTGAATGCAGGCAGCAGCATTCTGTGCGAGGTGTGTGAGCGCCCTCGTCTTGCCACCAGACCCCCTGTCACACCCTCACGTCCGACCCCCTCCTCTGCAGGACTCATGGACAGCCAG TGGGTTTGCCAGTTTTGTACGTATGTCAACCACACACTATCACCTGTATGCGAAATGTGTTGTCTGTCGAGGTCAGAGCCTGCTCTGTCACTCCCTAAGCCCCTCCCACTCTCACCAGTCAAGGACATCACACCGCTTCCAGCGCCACCTAAAGTCATTCCCACTGAGGACCCTGATTTCAAAAGGCAAAGACTGATGAGGGAGGAAGGGCTTAAACTTATTCAGATCATTCGT GAGGGAGAGAAGAAAGGAGTGAGCCCAGAGGAGGTTTACACCAGCATGTGTGTGTCAGGAAACAGTAATGTAACACCGTATGATTGGCTGAAAGCCGAGCTACCTCATGTGCTTGATGAGATCTGTGTGATGGCGGCATCCTGTCAGCAAGAACCCAACACACAATCAAACTGTTTAGGGGGGGACAATGGCCAGGATGGACAAAAGAGCAATGCAGTGCCCCTGTCCAGAGCAGAAGCTAAACGGGCCTGGCTGGCAGCAGGGGGCGACAATGAGAAGGCTGTCAGACAGGCTCTCAGAGCCCGAAGAGTTAAA GTAAAAGAGCTTGGCTCTCTGGGCTTTAATGATGTGACCCGCTGTGAAGAAGCCCTGCGGCAGAGTGGAGGGGATGTGAGGGGGGCTCTTGCTCTGCTGCAGCGCCCTTTACTGGAGCCATTTCATCAGCGCATGTGGAGTGACGAACCAGAGCCCCCCATTGACATCAACCATCCTGATAAACAG CATGTTTGCCGTAGGCTGCTAGCAATGTTTGACCTGCCCAGCTGGGGGCGCTGTGAGCTGGTTCTGTCTTTGCTGCGGGACCCCACAGCCACATACACACTGGAGGATGTGGTTCAGGCAGTGCGTGAATCACCTGACCGGGACTTCATTCGCCGTGTGCTGAATAAGGAATGCCCCATCTGTCTGTCAGTTTTTCCCCACAGCAAG ATGCGGTCTCTGACATCGTGCCAGTGTTCCGTGTGCTGTGGATGTTTCAAGCAGCATTTCACCATAGCGGTGAGGGACAAGCACATCAGAGACATGGTGTGTCCTGTCTGCACAGAGCCTGACATCAACAACCCTGAGCACCTGAATAGCTACTTCTCCACTCTGGACATACAG CTCAGGGATTGTCTTGAGCCGGATGTGTACGATCTTTTCCACAAGAAGCTGACTGAGCAGGCTCTCATCAAGGACCCAAAGTTCCTGTGGTGCAGCCAT TGCTCATATGGCTTCATCTATGACGGCGATCAACTCAAGGTCACCTGTATGCAGTGCAGGAAAAGCTTCTGTGCGCAGTGCAAAAAACCG TGGGAGCCGCAGCACATGGGGCTCTCGTGCGAGCAGTTCCAGCTGTGGAAGCGAGAGAATGACCCCGAGTACCAGAGGCAGGGCTTGGCAGGATACCTGCGTGACAATGGGATCA CTTGCCCTAACTGCAGGTTCCAGTATGCCCTGGCCAGGGGTGGATGTATGCACTTCAGTTGTTCCCAGTGCAGGTATCAGTTCTGCAGTGGATGCAACAACCCCTTCCACACA ACGTGTGCAGTGAACCAGTGTACTGTGACAGGTCTGCATGCCCATCACCCCAGAGACTGCCTCTTCTACCTCCGAGACTGGGAGCCTGCCAGGCTTCAGGCCTTactgcag aaaaaGGGGGTGAACTACAATACTGACACTGCACCAGGAGCACAGACTG GTGTGTGTGGAGTGATCGAGCAGAAAGATGAAGGGCCTCGTCCGACTGATTCGCCGTGTGGGGCTCAAACTCAGCCAGCCCAGGCAGGACTCTGCGA GAAGCATTATCGAGAGTATCTGGTCAGCCTCATTAATGGGCATTCTATTGACCCCGCCCACCTTTACACTCTTGATGAGCTGACTGTGGCCTGCAGGAGATACCACGTGGATGTCAGACAGGGGGACGGAGAAGACGAGAGAGCATACTTTGCCAGACTGCTTAAG AAACTCATGGATGACGTGCCTCTGGGTGACAAGGTCCTTCGcaagaaatga
- the LOC113117256 gene encoding E3 ubiquitin-protein ligase RNF31-like isoform X2 — MASLSDQLEELRVNVEVSLSTPGSAQEMRAGVTAMANIPLPPSSKYRYIAAESMLTENSNGNNKKESLSLLQKLSTALNILEKYGSNLTNPNRPKYWRTVKYNNPVFRTTVDSIQGGRAVLNLYGYTDQQQDGLSFPDDVVQPDVGKVASVTLEVMCLRMELDMLIKGTHPYPEFFERLIPSLRVLDEGISTDAVTFSPSESPWEKQTPSPALTPLEPKSPFSPAHSLSSQVPSNQTGRSTHIRIPVTSSKATKRLSSSLSTWQCSYCTTVNTVQQVLCETCDRPRLSSAAPSLQEEPSQPSTISEWQCKSCTVVNAGSSILCEVCERPRLATRPPVTPSRPTPSSAGLMDSQWVCQFCTYVNHTLSPVCEMCCLSRSEPALSLPKPLPLSPVKDITPLPAPPKVIPTEDPDFKRQRLMREEGLKLIQIIREGEKKGVSPEEVYTSMCVSGNSNVTPYDWLKAELPHVLDEICVMAASCQQEPNTQSNCLGGDNGQDGQKSNAVPLSRAEAKRAWLAAGGDNEKAVRQALRARRVKVKELGSLGFNDVTRCEEALRQSGGDVRGALALLQRPLLEPFHQRMWSDEPEPPIDINHPDKQHVCRRLLAMFDLPSWGRCELVLSLLRDPTATYTLEDVVQAVRESPDRDFIRRVLNKECPICLSVFPHSKMRSLTSCQCSVCCGCFKQHFTIAVRDKHIRDMVCPVCTEPDINNPEHLNSYFSTLDIQLRDCLEPDVYDLFHKKLTEQALIKDPKFLWCSHCSYGFIYDGDQLKVTCMQCRKSFCAQCKKPWEPQHMGLSCEQFQLWKRENDPEYQRQGLAGYLRDNGITCPNCRFQYALARGGCMHFSCSQCRYQFCSGCNNPFHTTCAVNQCTVTGLHAHHPRDCLFYLRDWEPARLQALLQKKGVNYNTDTAPGAQTGVCGVIEQKDEGPRPTDSPCGAQTQPAQAGLCEKHYREYLVSLINGHSIDPAHLYTLDELTVACRRYHVDVRQGDGEDERAYFARLLKKLMDDVPLGDKVLRKK, encoded by the exons ATGGCCTCTCTCAGTGATCAGCTGGAGGAGCTGAGGGTGAATGTGGAAGTCAGCTTGTCTACTCCAGGTTCTGCCCAGGAGATGAGGGCAGGGGTGACAGCCATGGCCAACATCCCCCTCCCACCCTCCAGCAAATACCGCTACATCGCTGCTGAAAGCATGTTGACGGAGAACAGTAATGGAAATAATAAGAAGGAG TCCCTCAGCCTCCTGCAGAAGCTTTCCACCGCTCTTAACATCTTGGAGAAGTATGGCTccaatcttaccaaccccaacaGGCCGAAGTACTGGCGTACAGTAAAGTACAACAATCCTGTCTTCAGGACAACTGTAGATTCTATTCAG GGTGGCAGAGCAGTACTCAACCTTTATGGCTACACCGATCAGCAGCAAGATGGCTTGAGCTTTCCTGATGATGTTGTCCAGCCAGATGTTGGGAAGGTGGCATCAGTGACTCTTGAGGTCATGTGTCTCCGTATGGAGCTGGACATGCTAATCAAG GGTACCCATCCTTATCCAGAGTTTTTTGAAAGACTTATTCCCTCCCTCAGAGTGctg GATGAGGGAATCAGCACAGATGCAGTTACCTTCTCTCCTAGTGAAAGTCCATGGGAAAAACAAACTCCCTCGCCTGCATTGACTCCTCTTGAGCCTAAATCTCCATTCAGTCCAGCCCACTCTCTCTCTTCTCAAGTGCCCTCTAATCAAACAG GGCGTTCCACGCACATTAGGATTCCTGTGACTTCCTCAAAAGCCACAAAACGGCTCAG cTCATCGCTGTCAACATGGCAGTGTTCATACTGCACTACAGTAAATACGGTTCAACAGGTTTTGTGTGAAACCTGTGATCGACCCCGCTTGTCCTCTGCTGCGCCATCTCTACAGGAAGAGCCATCTCAGCCCTCTACAATATCTG AATGGCAATGTAAAAGCTGCACTGTGGTGAATGCAGGCAGCAGCATTCTGTGCGAGGTGTGTGAGCGCCCTCGTCTTGCCACCAGACCCCCTGTCACACCCTCACGTCCGACCCCCTCCTCTGCAGGACTCATGGACAGCCAG TGGGTTTGCCAGTTTTGTACGTATGTCAACCACACACTATCACCTGTATGCGAAATGTGTTGTCTGTCGAGGTCAGAGCCTGCTCTGTCACTCCCTAAGCCCCTCCCACTCTCACCAGTCAAGGACATCACACCGCTTCCAGCGCCACCTAAAGTCATTCCCACTGAGGACCCTGATTTCAAAAGGCAAAGACTGATGAGGGAGGAAGGGCTTAAACTTATTCAGATCATTCGT GAGGGAGAGAAGAAAGGAGTGAGCCCAGAGGAGGTTTACACCAGCATGTGTGTGTCAGGAAACAGTAATGTAACACCGTATGATTGGCTGAAAGCCGAGCTACCTCATGTGCTTGATGAGATCTGTGTGATGGCGGCATCCTGTCAGCAAGAACCCAACACACAATCAAACTGTTTAGGGGGGGACAATGGCCAGGATGGACAAAAGAGCAATGCAGTGCCCCTGTCCAGAGCAGAAGCTAAACGGGCCTGGCTGGCAGCAGGGGGCGACAATGAGAAGGCTGTCAGACAGGCTCTCAGAGCCCGAAGAGTTAAA GTAAAAGAGCTTGGCTCTCTGGGCTTTAATGATGTGACCCGCTGTGAAGAAGCCCTGCGGCAGAGTGGAGGGGATGTGAGGGGGGCTCTTGCTCTGCTGCAGCGCCCTTTACTGGAGCCATTTCATCAGCGCATGTGGAGTGACGAACCAGAGCCCCCCATTGACATCAACCATCCTGATAAACAG CATGTTTGCCGTAGGCTGCTAGCAATGTTTGACCTGCCCAGCTGGGGGCGCTGTGAGCTGGTTCTGTCTTTGCTGCGGGACCCCACAGCCACATACACACTGGAGGATGTGGTTCAGGCAGTGCGTGAATCACCTGACCGGGACTTCATTCGCCGTGTGCTGAATAAGGAATGCCCCATCTGTCTGTCAGTTTTTCCCCACAGCAAG ATGCGGTCTCTGACATCGTGCCAGTGTTCCGTGTGCTGTGGATGTTTCAAGCAGCATTTCACCATAGCGGTGAGGGACAAGCACATCAGAGACATGGTGTGTCCTGTCTGCACAGAGCCTGACATCAACAACCCTGAGCACCTGAATAGCTACTTCTCCACTCTGGACATACAG CTCAGGGATTGTCTTGAGCCGGATGTGTACGATCTTTTCCACAAGAAGCTGACTGAGCAGGCTCTCATCAAGGACCCAAAGTTCCTGTGGTGCAGCCAT TGCTCATATGGCTTCATCTATGACGGCGATCAACTCAAGGTCACCTGTATGCAGTGCAGGAAAAGCTTCTGTGCGCAGTGCAAAAAACCG TGGGAGCCGCAGCACATGGGGCTCTCGTGCGAGCAGTTCCAGCTGTGGAAGCGAGAGAATGACCCCGAGTACCAGAGGCAGGGCTTGGCAGGATACCTGCGTGACAATGGGATCA CTTGCCCTAACTGCAGGTTCCAGTATGCCCTGGCCAGGGGTGGATGTATGCACTTCAGTTGTTCCCAGTGCAGGTATCAGTTCTGCAGTGGATGCAACAACCCCTTCCACACA ACGTGTGCAGTGAACCAGTGTACTGTGACAGGTCTGCATGCCCATCACCCCAGAGACTGCCTCTTCTACCTCCGAGACTGGGAGCCTGCCAGGCTTCAGGCCTTactgcag aaaaaGGGGGTGAACTACAATACTGACACTGCACCAGGAGCACAGACTG GTGTGTGTGGAGTGATCGAGCAGAAAGATGAAGGGCCTCGTCCGACTGATTCGCCGTGTGGGGCTCAAACTCAGCCAGCCCAGGCAGGACTCTGCGA GAAGCATTATCGAGAGTATCTGGTCAGCCTCATTAATGGGCATTCTATTGACCCCGCCCACCTTTACACTCTTGATGAGCTGACTGTGGCCTGCAGGAGATACCACGTGGATGTCAGACAGGGGGACGGAGAAGACGAGAGAGCATACTTTGCCAGACTGCTTAAG AAACTCATGGATGACGTGCCTCTGGGTGACAAGGTCCTTCGcaagaaatga